Proteins encoded by one window of Micromonospora coxensis:
- a CDS encoding DMT family transporter — protein MAYVLLVLAIAAEIVGTSLMKATEGFTRLWPTLGLAVAYLTAFYLLSQAVRDIPVSVAYAMWSGLGTAAIAAIGAAFLGEPLTATKLAGIALVVGGVVVLNLGGAH, from the coding sequence ATGGCCTATGTGCTCCTGGTGCTCGCAATCGCGGCCGAGATCGTCGGCACGAGCCTCATGAAGGCGACGGAGGGCTTCACCCGACTCTGGCCGACCCTTGGCCTCGCCGTGGCGTACCTCACCGCGTTCTACCTGCTGTCCCAAGCTGTACGAGACATCCCGGTCAGCGTCGCGTACGCGATGTGGTCCGGCCTCGGCACTGCGGCGATCGCCGCTATCGGTGCCGCCTTCCTCGGCGAGCCACTCACTGCCACCAAGCTGGCCGGCATTGCGCTCGTCGTCGGCGGTGTGGTGGTCCTCAACCTGGGCGGTGCCCATTGA
- a CDS encoding TetR/AcrR family transcriptional regulator: MPLGATTYYFPHLADLVAAGLAQAHTFGEALIAEWAAHLEEATELSRALTRLVTDYLADRPRALMESELYLAAAREPALRDLARRWIGGLQDLVAARTDSDTAYAVIALVDGVITQHLATGVQIDAPRLEAAFTRLCRR, from the coding sequence GTGCCACTCGGCGCGACCACGTACTATTTTCCTCACCTGGCCGACCTGGTGGCGGCCGGACTCGCGCAGGCGCACACCTTCGGCGAAGCCCTTATCGCGGAGTGGGCTGCCCATCTAGAAGAGGCCACCGAGCTGTCCCGGGCGCTCACCCGGCTGGTCACCGACTACCTGGCCGACCGGCCACGTGCCCTCATGGAGAGCGAGCTGTACCTGGCCGCCGCTCGGGAGCCCGCGTTGCGTGACCTGGCGCGGCGATGGATCGGCGGATTGCAGGACCTCGTCGCGGCGCGGACCGATTCCGACACGGCCTACGCAGTCATCGCCCTCGTTGACGGAGTAATCACCCAACACTTGGCCACTGGCGTGCAGATCGACGCACCCCGGCTTGAAGCGGCCTTCACCCGGCTGTGCCGGCGCTGA